The genomic region TTTATTCACCGGGTTTATTTGAAATTATAGAAGTTTCCGACAGCTATGTTCTTGAAGAAAGAGCTTCACTTTCTGAATTTTCAGGGAAAAAACTCTCTGAGCTAGAATTTCGAACAAAATATGGTGTAAATATAGTGGCAATAAAAAGAAAAGTTCCAGAGGTTAATGAAAAGGGGAAAACTGTCTTAAAGGAGGAACTTATAATAGGTCCAGGAGGGGATGAGGAGATAAAGGAAGGTGATGTGCTTTTTGTTTTAGGTGAAAGAAAAAAGGTTGAAGATCTATTTTCAAAATGAAAGAAGATCTTTTTGATCAAGCAAAGCTTTTAATGCTCTCGCAAAATTATAAAGAAGCAAGAGAAATTCTTGAAAAACTATACAAAGAGAATCCATCTGATCCAGATATAATATACCATCTTGCACTTTTAATGGATATTCTCAACGAAAACGAAGAAGCTATAAACCTTTATAAAAAACTTTTAGAAATTATACCTGAGCATAAGGAAGCAAAGGAAAGACTTCAAAAATTGATGGAGGATTGAAATGGAATTAATTGATTTATTAAATGAATCAAAAGGTATAGCAGAAGTAATTAAAAACTTGAAAAATTTTCTTGAAGAAAAAATTAATTCTGAAATAAATCTTATTGAACCAGAAAAAATAAAAGGTTTTCTTGAAGTAAAGGAATTGAAAAAATTATTGTTTGATAAAGAGGAAGTTATAAAAAATGGAAATATTTATATTCCTCTTCATGACAATGAGAAAATATACACAATAATTTCTTTTTCTTTAAAAGAAGATGTAAAAATAGGGGAAATAAAGAAAATACTCTATACAACATCTATTTTTATAAAAAATTATAGACTTTTTGAAGATGCCAAAAATGAAATATTTAAACTGAACTTTCTCTTCAATTTCCATAGGTCCTTAGAAGCTCAAATAAGGGAGAATATTGAAAATTCTTTAAAAGAACTATCCTATCTTTTAAATTTAAATGGAATCTATTTTAAAACTAAAAATTTTAATATAAAAATTGGAACTTTAGAAAAATTAGATGAGGAGAAAATTCAAGAAATAATTCCCCCTTTTGAAACTCACGGAGAAAGTATTATTTATGAGGAAAAAAAGTTATTTTCCTTTTCAAAAAGTAAAACAATACTTTTTGTAGATAAAGAATTTTTAAATGAAGAGGAAAAGGAATTTTTAAATTCAATCGTTAATCTATCAGAGGAGTGGTATGAAGAAAAACTCTTATTTTCATCAGACTTTTTTGAAAAAATTATCTCTTTAAACTTTAATGAATCCTTAAAGTTTTTCAAAAGTTACCTTAGTGAAAGATTTAATGTTTATGAAACAAAAGTTTTTATAAAAGAGGAAGAAAAATATAAGTCCCTTGAGGATAGAACAGAATTTAAAGAAAAAAAAGATTTTAATATCTTTGAATTAAAAACCTCTCAAGCTGAATACCTTGTTTCTTTCAAAGGAGAAAAAAGTTATATAAATCCGGTATTTCTATCCCATATATTAGATATTTTAAATTTAAAGAAAAAAACTGAAAATTTAAATAAACTTAACAGGGTATTGATGCGAATAATAGATATAGTGCCTTATCATCAAAATATTGAAGATCTCTTATACAATGTAGGTTATATAATAAAAGATGAATTAGACATTTTATATGTTGGTTTTCTTTTAAGGGAAGAAGAGGATTATTTAAGAATGAAAGTTGGAATTGGTTATGAGGATTTTGAGGAGCTCTCAAAGAGGAGACTAAAAATAGGTGTTGAGGGACTTTCAGGACATGCTGTTCAGAGAAAGGAGATTATTTACGCACCTGATGTTTCAAAAGATATAAGGTATATTCCAGCATCACCCCTTGTTAAATCAGAGGTTGTTTTGCCCTTAATTGTTGATAAAGAAGCAATTGGAGTGATGGTAATTTCTTCACCTAAGATTGATGGTTTTTCAAAGGAAGATATTGAAATTTTTGAAAGAATATCAAAATTGATTTCGAGTTTTTTGGCTTATAGAAAGGCTATAGATGAATACAAAAAGGAATTATCTATTTTAAAAGGAGAAGAAGAATTTATAGATATAATTTTAAAAAATATTCCAGTTGGTATAATTTATGCAGATAGAGACCTTTATGTTAAGAGGGTGAATTTTGCTGCAATTTATACTTTAAAGTTAAAAGAGGAGGAAATAAAGGGAAGCATTCTTTGTAGGATATTTGAAGAACACGAACCAGGAGGTTCAAATTGTATTTTTAGAAGAAGTATTGAGGAGAGAATCCCCCTTATAAAGAAAAATGTAGAAATAAAAAGAGGTGAAGAAAAAATTCCTCTTTCCCTTTCTTCAACTTTCATTTATGAAAAAGAAAGAATAAAGGGTTTTATACTTATGATTGAAGATATAAAAGAAGTGGTTGCACTTGAAGAACAGTTAAGAAGAACTGAAAGACTCTCAGCAATTGGAAGGATTGCAGCTCACATGGCACATGAGATTAAAAATCCACTTGCAAGTATATCAGTTGGTATTGAGTATATATATTCCAGTTTACAGGATGATGATCCAAAGAAAAAACATCTTGGAGTTATATTAAAGGAAATTTCAAGGCTTGATAGATTGATTAAAAACCTATTATCCTTTGCAAGGAGACCCCCTCTTAAAAGGAAAAGGATAAATATAAAAGAAATGATTGAAGAAATCGTAATTTTTTACAGTCAGGAATTCAGAGAGAAAAAAGTTGATTTTTATCTCAGTTTACCCAAATACGAGCTTATAGCCTATATTGATGAAGACCAGATGAAGGAAGTATTGGAAAATTTAATAAGAAACGCATTAGAAGCAATGCCAGAAGGAGGAAAACTTACCTTACAGGCAGGTGAAAAAACAGGAGGTATAATATTTATAAGTATAGAAGATACAGGTGTGGGAATTGAACCCTCTGAACTTGCCCATATATTTGAACCCTTTTATACAACAAAAAAGGGAGGATCCGGTTTGGGGCTTGCAATAGTCCACAGAATTATTGAGGATCACGGAGCGAAAATATATGTAGAAAGCGAAAAAGGAAAAGGAACCAAATTCTTAATTGAATTACCTAAATAAAAACTTTAAAATATATATTGTATGAAAGAAGAAAAATGGAGAATACTTGTGGTAGATGATGAAGAGACACTGGCTAATTTTATTGTAAAAAACATTACACAGGATAATCTTGATTATGAGGTGAGAGTAGCCTATAATGGCTCTGATGCTCTAAAAATAATTGAGGGGTTTTTACCTCATCTTATATTACAGGATATAAGACTACCTGATACAACGGGAATTGAAATTTTAAAGGCAGCAAAGGCTCTTGATCCTGATATTCAGGTAATTATGATGACTGCTTATGCATCTCTTGAAAGTTCAATTGAAGCCTTAAAGGCTGGTGCTTATGATTATTTAATAAAACCCTTTAAAGTTGAAACCTTAAAAAATGTTATTAAAAATGCACTGGGAAAAAGAAAATTACAGGAAGAAAATAAAAGACTTCTTAATGAATTAACTAGGTTAAACAAGGAACTTTCAATTGCAAATGAAAAATTAAAAGCTCAAAAAGCAGAAGTTGATAAAAAACTGGAAGAAAAAATTAATAAGTTATCAATTCTGCACCACTTAAGTGAGAAACTTCAATCCGAACTTTACCTTGAAAAACTTATACCCCTTATAATTGAAGGAGCAATGGAAATAGCAGGTAAAAAAGACTGTGCCTTTCTTTTAAAAGAAAACTCTTACTTTTTTGTTAAAGAAGTTTATGGTTTTGATAATTTAATTAAAAGGGATGATAAACTTAACCTTGAAACAGAAAAGGAAAGTTTCATAATTAAATATAAGGAAGGGGATATAAGAGAAATAATGATGATTCCCCTTGAAACAAATGAAGGGGTTATTGGTGCTTTAATGATCGGTAACAGGATGGAAGAGAGTTTATCAGAGTTAAAAGAAGAACTATCAATTTATGCGAATCATGTTTCAGTCTCAATTCAAAATGCCTTTCTCTTTAAAAAACTTGAAAGAAGCTATATAGAATCCCTTATGGCTCTTGTTAAAGCAACAGAGGCAAAGGATCCTTCCTTAAGAGGTCATTCACAGAGAGTATCTGAGCTTGCTGTTAAATTTGCTAAAAATTTAAATTTAAACGAAGAAGATATTAAAAATATAAGATATGCAGCACTTCTTCATGATGTTGGTAAAATTGGAATAAGGGAATATTTACTTGATAAACCTGGCACTTTAACAAGAGAAGAAATGGAAATGATGAAGGAACACATTCAAATAGGCCTTGATATACTAAAGCCTATTGCCTTTTTAAAACCTGTACTTCCCTTTATAAAATATCACCATGAAAACTGGGACGGTTCTGGTTATCCTGATGGGTTAAAGGGTGATGAGATTCCATTAGGTGCACAGATTATTTCTTTATGTGATGTTTATGATGCAATCACTCATGAAAGAAGTTATGCAGATAAATTAGATAAAAAGGAGGCAATAAAACTTTTAAGAGAATTAAAGGGATACAAATTTAAACCTGAACTTGTTGAAAAATTTATAGAAATGATGGAGGAGATTTGATGAAAAAATTAAAAATTCTTGTGGTGGAGGATGAGGGTCCTTTATCTTTTTTTGTTTCCCAGACATTAAAAGAGGAGCACGATGTAATCCTCGCAAGAACAGGAGAAGAAGCCCTTGAGAAATTTGTTCCAGGGGAGTATGATCTTATTATAACTGACATAAAATTACCAGGAATTTCAGGCCTGGAACTTTTGGCAAAAATTCAGATGCAGGACCCTGATATAAAATCAATAGTTGTTACAGCTTATGATTCTTTTGAAACAAGAGAAAAAGTTAAAAATTTAAACGCAGATGCCTTTTTACCTAAACCATTTACAGTACAGACTCTGAGAGAAGCAATTAAAAAAATATTTAAAGAATAACTCAATTGAAAAAAAAAATTTTTTATATTATAATTTATAATTAAGGGCCCGTAGCTCAACAGGCAGAGCAGCGGACTCATAATCCGTTGGTTGTAGGTTCGAGTCCTACCGGGCCCATTTATTATTTTTTGTGAATTTCTCTTTTAAAGAAGGTGAATTAATTCTTTCAGAACCAAAAATAATGGGTATTTTGAATGTAACTCCTGATTCCTTTTATGATGGTGGAAAGTATTTTGATTTAGATAAAGCTCTCGAAAGGGGTAAAGAAATTTTTGAGCAAGGTGCAGATATAATTGATATAGGAGGTGAGTCTTCAAGACCTTTCTCGGAGCCTGTTTCTCTTGAAGAAGAATTAAAAAGAGTGATACCAGTTATTGAAAGATTAAGAAAAAAAATAGATATTCCAATTTCAATAGATACAAGAAAGTCAAAGGTGGCTGAAGAAGCTTTAAAAAGAGGAGCAAATATAGTTAATGATATTTCAGGATTAAGGGATGATCCAGAAATGATTAAAGTTATAAAAAAATTTGATGCAGGTATAATAATAATGCATATAAGGGGGACACCAAAAAATATGCAGGAAAACCCATTCTATGAGGATACAATAAAAGAAATTAAAGAGGAACTTAAAGAGAAAATAGACTTTGCCTTGAAAAATGGGATTAAAAGAGAAAAAATAGTTATAGATCCAGGTATAGGTTTCGGAAAAAGGGTAATTGATAACCTTTTAATTTTGAAAAATATAGATGAATTTAAAAAGTTTGGGGTTCCTATATTAGTGGGTCATTCAAGAAAGTCCTTTATAGGGAAAATACTTGAATTAGAAAAACCTGAGGATAGATTAATAGGTACTCTTGCAGTTACTGCCTATTTATTTTTAAAAAAAGTAAACATAATAAGAGTACATGATGTACTTGAAACTAAACAAGTTTTTAGAATTTTAGAATCTATACTAAATCCTAATGGGCATTAAAAGATAAAAGTAATTATTAGCGCCTATGCCCTTTATTAAACTTGCACTTTCACTTCCAGTAATACCTATTTCTACCACATCTTCATCTATATGTCTTAAAATATCAAGCAAATAATGAGAGTTAAAACCAATTTCAATTTTATCTCCTTCATAGAAACCTTTTAACTTTTCGTATCCTTCTCCTACCTCACCTGAGACTGCCCTTATAATTAATGATTCAGGCGTAAGGGAAAATTGTACAGGATGATTAGGAGGTGTAGTAAAAACTGATAGTCTCCTTAAACTTTCTATTAAATCTTCCCTTACGATTTTTAATCTGTAAGGAGTTTCTGAGGGGACAACTGCCCTGTAATCAGGAAATTTATCATCCACAAGATTTACTATTTCATATCCATTACTGAAATTAAATTGAACTTTGGTTTCAGAGAAAAATATTTTAATTGTTTCATTTTTGTAATCTTTAAGAAAATCAAAACTCTTTGGATCTAGTAAATATTCGCCTTCTATACCTTTATTTTCAATTTCTATCTCATAGACTCCGAGTTTATGTGAATCAGAGGAAACAAAAGAAAGTTTATTCTTCTTTAAGTCCAGTAAAATATTATTTAAAAATTGTCTTGAATCATTCTTTGCTACACAGAATGAAACTTTTTCTATACCTTCTAATATTAAATTTGATGGGACCTCAATCCCTTCCTTTAAATCTATCTCCTCAATTGAGGGAAACTCTTCAGGTGGCTGAATAAAAAAACTGTATTCACCTAAGGAAGTATGAATTAAAAGCTCCCTTTCATCTCTTTTTTCTATTAAAATTTTTTCATTTTTAAGTCTTGAAGCTATTTCCTTTAATTCTTTTCCTTTTATACAAATTGCTCCTTCCTCCTCAACATCTGCCTTTCCCTTAACTTTTAAAGAAAAGTTTAAATTTGTGGAAAAAAGATTAACTTCGTTTCCCTTTGTTTCTAACTTTATGTTTTCAAGAATTGGCAATGCTGCCTTTGAAGGAATAGCATGATATACACTTTCAATCATTTTCAGAAAGTCTTCCTTTAAAATTTTAAATTTCATAATTAGTTTTATATTTTAAGGGTTTGAACCTCCTTAAATATATATTTATAATTATATTATTAAGATTGTGGAAATTTAAAATCATTAAGTGTATCTAAAAAAAATTCAATGTGGAAAAATATTGGAAAAATTAATAAAATACTTTTCCACATTTTTTCTACACTCTTTTCAACATTTTTTCAATTTCCATAATATCTTCTTTTAACTTTTCATTTTTCTGAATCTGGGATTCAATTTTGTTTATTGCATGTAAAACAGTTGTATGGTCTTTATCAAAGTATTTTGCAATTTCCACTACAGTCATATTGAAAACATTTTTCATTATAAACATGCTTACCTGCCTCGCTTGAACCAGCTCTTTTTTTTGTTTCTTTCCAGTTATTTCAGTTTTTGGAATATTGTAATATTCAGAAACCACTCTTACTACATCATCAGGCTCATTTATAGCGGCTGAAGAGAATATATCACTTAGATATTTTTGAGCCATTGGGAGAGTTATTTTTATTCTTTTAAGAGATTGTATTGCGTATAATTTTGCTATACAACTTTCAAGAAGCCTTACATTCTTCTTTACATTTCTTGCTATTAATTCTAAAACATCCTCAGAAATTTCAAGCCCCTTCTCTTCAGCCTTAAGTTTTAAAATAGCGAGCCTTGTTTCATATTCAGGAGGTTTTATATCAGTTACAAGACCCCAGGAGAATCTGTCCACAAGTCTTTCTGCTATATTATCCATTTCCCAGGGTGCTCTGTCTGCAGTGAATACTACCTGTTTTTTTTCATTATAAAAAGAGTTAAATATATGGAATAAAGCTTCCTGGGAAAATTCAGCTCCGGAGAGAAAATGAATGTCATCAATCAAAAGGACATCAAAGCTTCTTACTTTGCTTCTAAATTCATTCATTTTTCTTTTTTGAATTGCATCAACAATTTTAGATATGAGCTCCTCAGTTGTTATTAATAAAATCTTAAAGTTCTTTTTTCTTTTTAAAATATCATTACCTATAGCGTGCAGAAGATGTGTTTTTCCAAGACCAACCCCACCATAAATAAATAAAGGGTTGTACTCCTTACCAGGTGCATGAGCTACAGCCCTGGCAGTAGTATAAGCCATTTCACTATTTTTCCCTGGAACAAAATTTTCAAAAGTATAAACTGGATTTAATCCATAATGAATTCCCTCCTTTTTGATTTCTTCATCTTTGAATTTTATATTCTTGATTTCCTCAGCTTTTCCATCCCCTTTAATTTCAAAAACTAACTCAATCATTGGATAATCAAGATCTGAAAGTATTCTTTTTAACTTAGCCCCAAAAGCCTTTTCTATTATGTCCTTGGTATACTCATCAGGACAGAAAATTTTGAGCTTATGATCTTCCTCAATATCTCCACCATTTACCTTTTCAAATAACCTGAATTCCTGTTCAGAAAGCTCCTTTTTCAATTTTTCAACTATTTTTTCCCACAGGGTTTTACCTTTCATTTATTTACTCCCTTTTATTTGAGGAATTGAACCCCTTTAAATTTATTTTTAAATTTTTCCACAAAGATTTCCACATTATATTTTATAAAAATCTAACTCTCTTACAATCAGATAATTAAAATATTCAAAAAATTTCCACATGTATACTTTTGTTATTTTTTTAAAATCTTGTTGTTTTACAATTTTTTTTATTATTTTTTTCTTTAGAAAAAAAATTTTTTTATATCCACATTTCATAGATAATTATTAATGTTTTTTAGTTTAATTTGTCAATCAGATATAAAGAAGATTGAATTTTATATCTGAGATCTTTGCTTTTATTTCATTATCTTTAAGTTTAAAAACCTCTCCATCCAATTGAATGAATATTTCTTCTTTTAATTTTAGATTTATATCTTCTCTTTTAAAATAAATACACTCTGGTAAAGAAAGGTGTGTTCCCTTAATTGCATGGGGCAATTTTTTAAAAACATTTATCTTATCCATATCTTTAATAATACATATAGAAAGTTTATTATCAAAGGGAGAAGCATCTGGAAATAAATAGAAACCACCACCCAAATATTTCCCTATACCTAAACCCAGTATCAAATATTTTCCCTTTAAAACTTTCTCCCTATCTTCTATTTCCATCTCATAGGAAATTTTTCCCCTTAACTCTATAAAAAGTGAAAGAAGATACCTCAATAAACCCCTTAGAGACCTTATTTTAAGAGCTCTTTTTGCAATTTTAGCGTCAAAACCAATCCCTGCTGCGTTCACAAAAAAATATCTTTTATTTTTAGTTATTACTTCACCCGTATAGGTACTTTTAATAATTCCTCTTTTAAAAACTTCATAAAAAAAGGAAATATCCTTTTTATTTCGAAAAATTGTTTTTATAAAATCATTACCTGAACCAGAAGGAAAAAGAGAAAAAGGAATATTAAAATTTTTTGGTATATTATTTATAATGTGAAAAAGTGTTCCATCACCCCCTAAAACAATTATTTTGCTTACCTTTTTCTCCCATAACCTTAATAAATTTTCCCTAATACTTTTACCTTTTTCCAGAATTTCAATAAAATAACTATATCTATCACCTTTTAATTTTTCTTTTAACCATCTTAAAATTTTATTAGATTTTCCTGAACCTGAATAAGGGTTAAGAATTATTCCGACTCTAATCTTTTTTCTCTTCCTTTATATCCTTTTCAAAAAGTTCTTTTTTTAACTCTTTTTCAATTTCCTCAAATAGTTTTTTATCTTCTTCAAGAATTTTTCTTACATTATCTTTTCCCTGACCAAGTTGTCTCCCCTTATAAGCATACCAGGCCCCTGATTTCTGAATAATTCCTTTTTCCACAGCAAGATCAATTAATTCACTTTCTTTTGATATTCCCTTTCCATATAAAATATCAAAAGTAGCCTCTTTAAAAGGTGGTGCGAGTTTATTTTTAACAACCTTTACCTTCACCCTATTTCCTATTACTTCCTCATCTGATTTGATTGTTTCAACTTTCTTTATTTCAAGCCTTAAAGAAGCATGGAACTTTAAAGCAAGACCCCCTGGAGTTGTTTCAGGATTTCCATATAAAACTCCTATTCTATGTCTTATCTGGTTTATAAATATCGCACAGGTTTTTGATTTATTTAATACTCCTGCAAGTTTTCTCATAGCCTGGGACATAAGCCTTGCCTGAAGTCCCACATGAGCTTCTCCCATTTCACCTGTTATTTCTGCTTTTGGAACAAGGGCAGCAACTGAATCAACAACTATTAAGTCCACAGCTCCTGAACGAACAAGAGTTTCTGCAATTTCAAGAGCCTGCTCCCCTGTATCTGGTTGAGAGATCCATAATTCAGAAAGATTAACACCAAGTTTTTCAGCATAAACAGGGTCAAGAGCATGTTCAGCATCTATAAAGGCTGCAATCCCACCCTCTTTTTGAACCTCAGCAATTGCATGTAATGCAAGGGTTGTTTTTCCCGATGCCTCAGGTCCAAAAATTTCAATTATTCTTCCCCTTGGATAACCACCTATTCCAAGTGCAAGGTCAAGGGATATTGAACCCGTAGAAATTACAGGTACTTTTATTAATTCTTTCTCTCCTAATCTCATTATTGCTCCCTTACCATGAATTTTTTCTATTTGCTTTATAGCTATCTCGAGTGCTTTTTTTCTATCATCCTTCATAATTATTCCTCAAATTTTTTAAATAAAAGGGAACAGTTATGCCCCCCGAAACCAAAAGAATTTGAGAGAGCATACCTTATATCTACTTCTCTTGAACCCTCTTTAACATAATCAAGATCACATTCAGGATCAGGAACTTCAAGGTTAATTGTAGGGTGGACCTTTTTGTGATAAATTGAAAGGGCAGTAACAGCTGCTTCAAGGGCACCTGCTCCGCCTAATAAATGTCCTAACATACTCTTTGTTGAATTTATAGGCACCTTATATGCTCTTTCTCCCATGAGTTTCTTGATCGCAAGGGTCTCAGCTACATCACCTCTTGGTGTTGCTGTTCCATGAGCATTTATATAATCTATTTCTTCCGGATTTACTTTTCCATCCTCACAGGCCATCTTCATGGCTCTATAAGCTCCCTCTCCATCAGTACAAGGGGCTGTGATATGGAATGCATCTGCTGTTGCTCCATAGCCTATTAGTTCTGCATAAATTCTTGCTCCCCTTTTTATAGCACTTTCCTTTTCCTCAAGTATTAGAACAGCACATCCTTCACCCATAACAAAACCATCTCTTAATTTATCAAAAGGTCTTGAAGCTTTTTCTGGCTCATCGTTTCTTGTTGATAGTGCCTTCATATTTCCGAATCCAGCTACAGCTATTGGGGTTATAGGAGCTTCTGCACCTCCTACTACCATTGCTTTGGCATAACCCTTTTCTATTATTAACTTTGCCTCACCGAGAGCATGAGCACTTGAAGCACAAGCGGAAACAACACAAAAATTAGGACCTTTAAAACCATATTTTATTGAAATTACACCAGAAGCCATATCAGGTATCATCATGGGAACAAGAAAAGGAGAGACCCATTTTGCCCCTTTTTGCACCATTTTCTTGATTTCCTCCTCAAGGGTAATAATTCCACCAATCCCTGAAGAAATTATAACACCAACTTCTTCACCTTTATAAGGAAATCCCTTATCCCATCCAGCATCTTTAAGTGCCTCCTCTACAACATAAAGAGAATAAATTACAAAAAGATCCTGTCTTTTTATTTCCTTTGGAGAAAGTCTATCTGTTGGATCAAAATTTTTTATTTCAG from candidate division WOR-3 bacterium harbors:
- the dnaN gene encoding DNA polymerase III subunit beta, whose amino-acid sequence is MKFKILKEDFLKMIESVYHAIPSKAALPILENIKLETKGNEVNLFSTNLNFSLKVKGKADVEEEGAICIKGKELKEIASRLKNEKILIEKRDERELLIHTSLGEYSFFIQPPEEFPSIEEIDLKEGIEVPSNLILEGIEKVSFCVAKNDSRQFLNNILLDLKKNKLSFVSSDSHKLGVYEIEIENKGIEGEYLLDPKSFDFLKDYKNETIKIFFSETKVQFNFSNGYEIVNLVDDKFPDYRAVVPSETPYRLKIVREDLIESLRRLSVFTTPPNHPVQFSLTPESLIIRAVSGEVGEGYEKLKGFYEGDKIEIGFNSHYLLDILRHIDEDVVEIGITGSESASLIKGIGANNYFYLLMPIRI
- the recA gene encoding recombinase RecA; translation: MKDDRKKALEIAIKQIEKIHGKGAIMRLGEKELIKVPVISTGSISLDLALGIGGYPRGRIIEIFGPEASGKTTLALHAIAEVQKEGGIAAFIDAEHALDPVYAEKLGVNLSELWISQPDTGEQALEIAETLVRSGAVDLIVVDSVAALVPKAEITGEMGEAHVGLQARLMSQAMRKLAGVLNKSKTCAIFINQIRHRIGVLYGNPETTPGGLALKFHASLRLEIKKVETIKSDEEVIGNRVKVKVVKNKLAPPFKEATFDILYGKGISKESELIDLAVEKGIIQKSGAWYAYKGRQLGQGKDNVRKILEEDKKLFEEIEKELKKELFEKDIKEEKKD
- the dnaA gene encoding chromosomal replication initiator protein DnaA, with product MKGKTLWEKIVEKLKKELSEQEFRLFEKVNGGDIEEDHKLKIFCPDEYTKDIIEKAFGAKLKRILSDLDYPMIELVFEIKGDGKAEEIKNIKFKDEEIKKEGIHYGLNPVYTFENFVPGKNSEMAYTTARAVAHAPGKEYNPLFIYGGVGLGKTHLLHAIGNDILKRKKNFKILLITTEELISKIVDAIQKRKMNEFRSKVRSFDVLLIDDIHFLSGAEFSQEALFHIFNSFYNEKKQVVFTADRAPWEMDNIAERLVDRFSWGLVTDIKPPEYETRLAILKLKAEEKGLEISEDVLELIARNVKKNVRLLESCIAKLYAIQSLKRIKITLPMAQKYLSDIFSSAAINEPDDVVRVVSEYYNIPKTEITGKKQKKELVQARQVSMFIMKNVFNMTVVEIAKYFDKDHTTVLHAINKIESQIQKNEKLKEDIMEIEKMLKRV
- a CDS encoding HD domain-containing phosphohydrolase; the encoded protein is MKEEKWRILVVDDEETLANFIVKNITQDNLDYEVRVAYNGSDALKIIEGFLPHLILQDIRLPDTTGIEILKAAKALDPDIQVIMMTAYASLESSIEALKAGAYDYLIKPFKVETLKNVIKNALGKRKLQEENKRLLNELTRLNKELSIANEKLKAQKAEVDKKLEEKINKLSILHHLSEKLQSELYLEKLIPLIIEGAMEIAGKKDCAFLLKENSYFFVKEVYGFDNLIKRDDKLNLETEKESFIIKYKEGDIREIMMIPLETNEGVIGALMIGNRMEESLSELKEELSIYANHVSVSIQNAFLFKKLERSYIESLMALVKATEAKDPSLRGHSQRVSELAVKFAKNLNLNEEDIKNIRYAALLHDVGKIGIREYLLDKPGTLTREEMEMMKEHIQIGLDILKPIAFLKPVLPFIKYHHENWDGSGYPDGLKGDEIPLGAQIISLCDVYDAITHERSYADKLDKKEAIKLLRELKGYKFKPELVEKFIEMMEEI
- a CDS encoding YegS/Rv2252/BmrU family lipid kinase gives rise to the protein MRVGIILNPYSGSGKSNKILRWLKEKLKGDRYSYFIEILEKGKSIRENLLRLWEKKVSKIIVLGGDGTLFHIINNIPKNFNIPFSLFPSGSGNDFIKTIFRNKKDISFFYEVFKRGIIKSTYTGEVITKNKRYFFVNAAGIGFDAKIAKRALKIRSLRGLLRYLLSLFIELRGKISYEMEIEDREKVLKGKYLILGLGIGKYLGGGFYLFPDASPFDNKLSICIIKDMDKINVFKKLPHAIKGTHLSLPECIYFKREDINLKLKEEIFIQLDGEVFKLKDNEIKAKISDIKFNLLYI
- the folP gene encoding dihydropteroate synthase yields the protein MNFSFKEGELILSEPKIMGILNVTPDSFYDGGKYFDLDKALERGKEIFEQGADIIDIGGESSRPFSEPVSLEEELKRVIPVIERLRKKIDIPISIDTRKSKVAEEALKRGANIVNDISGLRDDPEMIKVIKKFDAGIIIMHIRGTPKNMQENPFYEDTIKEIKEELKEKIDFALKNGIKREKIVIDPGIGFGKRVIDNLLILKNIDEFKKFGVPILVGHSRKSFIGKILELEKPEDRLIGTLAVTAYLFLKKVNIIRVHDVLETKQVFRILESILNPNGH
- a CDS encoding response regulator, which codes for MKKLKILVVEDEGPLSFFVSQTLKEEHDVILARTGEEALEKFVPGEYDLIITDIKLPGISGLELLAKIQMQDPDIKSIVVTAYDSFETREKVKNLNADAFLPKPFTVQTLREAIKKIFKE
- a CDS encoding tetratricopeptide repeat protein, translating into MKEDLFDQAKLLMLSQNYKEAREILEKLYKENPSDPDIIYHLALLMDILNENEEAINLYKKLLEIIPEHKEAKERLQKLMED
- a CDS encoding ATP-binding protein; its protein translation is MELIDLLNESKGIAEVIKNLKNFLEEKINSEINLIEPEKIKGFLEVKELKKLLFDKEEVIKNGNIYIPLHDNEKIYTIISFSLKEDVKIGEIKKILYTTSIFIKNYRLFEDAKNEIFKLNFLFNFHRSLEAQIRENIENSLKELSYLLNLNGIYFKTKNFNIKIGTLEKLDEEKIQEIIPPFETHGESIIYEEKKLFSFSKSKTILFVDKEFLNEEEKEFLNSIVNLSEEWYEEKLLFSSDFFEKIISLNFNESLKFFKSYLSERFNVYETKVFIKEEEKYKSLEDRTEFKEKKDFNIFELKTSQAEYLVSFKGEKSYINPVFLSHILDILNLKKKTENLNKLNRVLMRIIDIVPYHQNIEDLLYNVGYIIKDELDILYVGFLLREEEDYLRMKVGIGYEDFEELSKRRLKIGVEGLSGHAVQRKEIIYAPDVSKDIRYIPASPLVKSEVVLPLIVDKEAIGVMVISSPKIDGFSKEDIEIFERISKLISSFLAYRKAIDEYKKELSILKGEEEFIDIILKNIPVGIIYADRDLYVKRVNFAAIYTLKLKEEEIKGSILCRIFEEHEPGGSNCIFRRSIEERIPLIKKNVEIKRGEEKIPLSLSSTFIYEKERIKGFILMIEDIKEVVALEEQLRRTERLSAIGRIAAHMAHEIKNPLASISVGIEYIYSSLQDDDPKKKHLGVILKEISRLDRLIKNLLSFARRPPLKRKRINIKEMIEEIVIFYSQEFREKKVDFYLSLPKYELIAYIDEDQMKEVLENLIRNALEAMPEGGKLTLQAGEKTGGIIFISIEDTGVGIEPSELAHIFEPFYTTKKGGSGLGLAIVHRIIEDHGAKIYVESEKGKGTKFLIELPK